A stretch of DNA from Microbacterium croceum:
CGAGATCGCCGCGCTCGAGCGCGGGGAGCGGTTCCATCGGGCTCTGCTCGAACGGCTAGTGTGATCTCACCCGACCTTCGGCGCGCTGTGCGGCCGAGAGAGAAGCAGGAGACGCGATGACGCGCAGTCGGACATTGGGCACCCTCGCGGTCGTCGTGGGCTTCCTTGCCTTCGTCGAGTTCACGAGCGGTGTGCTGCAGGGCTACTACACGCCGATGCTCACCGACATCGCCCGTCATCTGGGCATCCACGACGCCGACGTCAACTGGCTCGAGGGTGCGCAGCTGATGCTGTCGGCACTCGTCGTCCCCGCATTCGCGAAGCTGGGAGATATGGTCGGGCACAAGCGGATGCTGCTGATCTCGACGGCGTTGACCGCGGCGGCCGCGCTCGTGCTTCCGTTCACGGACTCGTTCCCGATCTTCCTCGCGGCGTGGGCGCTGATGGGCTTCTACGTGGTGTGGCTGCCGCTGGAGATCGCGCTCATCTGGTCGCGCTCCCGCCGGATGGAGGGGCGCGCCAGCATCACGGCGAAGGCCGCGGGGCTGCTGGTCGCCGCGCTGGAAGGCGGTGCGATCATCGGCGCCCTGGTGGGTGGCGCGCTCATCGATGTGCTCCCGCTCACGATGGTGCTGCTGGTGCCTGCGGTGCTCATCGTCGTGTGCTTCTTCGTGATCCTGTTCGGGGTCAAGGAGTCGCCGGAGCCGACGGGCGGCGTCTTCGACACGGTCGGCCTCATCCTGATCTCGCTGGCGCTGATCTGCTTCACCGGCGGACTCAGCCTGCTGCGCCTCGACGGCGGCCTGGTGAACCCCTGGTCGTGGGCGGTCGTGGTGTTCGGGGTGCTGCTGGTGATCCCGTTCGCTCTCTGGGAGCTGCGCCACGACGACCCGCTGATCGATGTGCGCATGTTCCGCTCGCCCGCGCTGGGGCCGGTCTTCCTCACGGCCGGTCTGTTCGGGGTCAGTGTGCTCGGCGCCCAGGCGCCGCTGTCGACCTTCGCTCGCACCGATCCGTCGGTGTACGGCTACGGCCTCGGCACCACCGGCTTCGCGACGTCGCTGATCATCGGTGTGTATCTGATCGCGATGATCGCTGGAGCGTTGTCGTTCCCCTTCGTCGCCCGCCGGATCTCGCCGCGGATCACCCTGATGGGAGCCTCGGTTCTGGTCGGGGTGGGATTCCTGATGTTCCTGCCGTTCCACGACGCCTACGCCCAGGTCATCACCAACATGGTCATCGTCGGAATCGGCTCGGGCGCACTCGTCGCTGCTCTTCCCGCGGCGGCGGCCTCGGCTGCTCCGGCCTCGCAGACGGGCGTCGCGACCGGCCTCACCAACTCGGTCAAGACAATCGGCGGCGCGATCGCGTCGTGTGTCTTCGGCATCGCGCTCCTCCACGGCGTGAGCGCGACCGCTGGTGCCGCCGAGGGGACGGCGGGGTCGTTGGCCGGTTACTTCACGGTGTGGATCGTGTGCGGAGTCACGGCTCTTGCGGCGGCCGTTCTGCTCGTGTTCGTGCCGAAGGCCGCGTTCACAGATCCTCCCCTCGACGCCGAGCTCACGCCGATCGTCGCAGACCCGCGCTAGCGGCACTTCATCGGGGGAGGGGTGCTGCCCGACATCTCCGAACCAGCGGATCGTCAGCGTCGTGGTGCAGGATCATCCGCAGAACGGAACGGCAGCGGCGTCATTCGCGATCCAAGCCGAAGGTGCGCTTCACGAGCGCCTGCACGTCCCGATCGAGCCCGTCGATGCGGCTGCCCACGGCGTCGAACCTCGCGTTCATCTCGTTGCGGAGCCCACTGATCTGACCGTTCATCTCGTTGCGGAGCCCGCCGATCTGACCGTTCATCTCGTTGCGCAGCCCGCCGATCTCACTGCGGACGACGCGGACGAAGCGCGTGGAGATCACGGTCAGCATGCCGATCATGAGGGCGCTGAACGCTCCGATCATGGCCCAGCTCTGCGCGTCGTTCATGAGTCCCACTCCCTCATGCTGGCATCGATCCTCGGAGTCTGCCACCGCCGGACGTGGGGGATCGGGCCCGCACGCACGGTTCGTGGACAGCTGCGGCGGAGGCTGTCGTGTGCAGTGCGGGTGCGGGCAGGGAAACACCCCGGGGCTCGACAGGGGAGTGGGGTGGGAATGCGTCGAGCCCCGGGGCGGTCTGTGCGGCGGTCAGTCCGTGACGGCTGCCGCTCGGCGTCGGGCGACAGCGAGTGCCGCTCCGAGAAGCGCCATCGCCGTAGCGACAGCAGCCGCTACCACGGCGAAGGTGAGGTCGTTACCCGTGTTGGCGAGCGCCTCCGCGGTGATCTCCTTCTCTGCCGATGGAGTCTCCTCCGCGGGCGGCGTCTTCGCTTCGCCGGTCTCCTCCGGGGACACCTCGCCGGCGCCGCGCGGAACGGTCGCCTCCGAGGGAGATGACTCCACCGTGGTTCCCGACGTCTGCCCGACGGCGATCGCCGCGTTGTCGATCGTCGCTGCCGCGAGGTCGGCGTCATGGACGGTGTAGCTCGCCGTGCACGTCATCGATTCGCCGGGAGCGAGTGCGGCAGCATCAGGAGGGCAGGTCACTTCGGGCACCTGACCGGCGCCGCTGAAGGCGGTCTCGTCGACACGCACGTCCGTCACGGTGAGTTCGCCCGTGTTGGTCACGACGA
This window harbors:
- a CDS encoding MFS transporter, with the translated sequence MTRSRTLGTLAVVVGFLAFVEFTSGVLQGYYTPMLTDIARHLGIHDADVNWLEGAQLMLSALVVPAFAKLGDMVGHKRMLLISTALTAAAALVLPFTDSFPIFLAAWALMGFYVVWLPLEIALIWSRSRRMEGRASITAKAAGLLVAALEGGAIIGALVGGALIDVLPLTMVLLVPAVLIVVCFFVILFGVKESPEPTGGVFDTVGLILISLALICFTGGLSLLRLDGGLVNPWSWAVVVFGVLLVIPFALWELRHDDPLIDVRMFRSPALGPVFLTAGLFGVSVLGAQAPLSTFARTDPSVYGYGLGTTGFATSLIIGVYLIAMIAGALSFPFVARRISPRITLMGASVLVGVGFLMFLPFHDAYAQVITNMVIVGIGSGALVAALPAAAASAAPASQTGVATGLTNSVKTIGGAIASCVFGIALLHGVSATAGAAEGTAGSLAGYFTVWIVCGVTALAAAVLLVFVPKAAFTDPPLDAELTPIVADPR